A single uncultured Acetobacterium sp. DNA region contains:
- a CDS encoding CHAP domain-containing protein, translated as MKKNLIKSACVSLAFVFCLGVVPGPVMAEEQTVDVTQIAQAVETAQAESAAPLPNLFSARTTAPGSDNAYFFADNPYAQGGYGMPNCTAYAFGRAYEILGTKPNLCMGNANSWWAYNQSTGYYPSGSTPKLGAVICWGGSSDGHVAIVEAINGNTVTLSESTYSGIFFQNYTYTMGAEDSTSVGGFQGYIYIGDYIDAASDTTAPTLSDVLVTDYENQGIRVTALVSDDLSGVERVFFPVWTENGGQDDLIWHEGTVEGNVASCFIPYSDHNNELGNYNVHVYAYDKAGLFSMIGTSITRADTFTSLGEISLKS; from the coding sequence ATGAAGAAAAATTTAATAAAAAGTGCCTGTGTGAGTCTTGCCTTTGTTTTCTGTCTGGGTGTGGTACCCGGACCGGTTATGGCAGAAGAACAAACGGTGGACGTAACACAAATTGCCCAAGCTGTTGAAACTGCACAAGCGGAATCAGCTGCTCCCCTGCCAAATTTATTTTCAGCACGAACCACTGCACCTGGTTCAGATAATGCCTATTTTTTTGCTGATAATCCTTATGCCCAAGGCGGTTATGGTATGCCGAACTGCACTGCCTATGCCTTTGGTCGAGCTTATGAAATTTTAGGGACCAAACCTAATTTGTGTATGGGCAATGCCAATTCCTGGTGGGCTTATAACCAGAGTACCGGTTATTATCCATCCGGTTCCACTCCCAAACTCGGCGCCGTTATCTGTTGGGGCGGCAGTTCTGACGGACATGTGGCGATTGTTGAAGCCATCAATGGCAACACGGTCACCCTTTCTGAATCAACCTATAGCGGTATCTTTTTCCAGAACTACACCTATACCATGGGTGCTGAAGATTCAACCTCTGTCGGCGGATTCCAAGGTTATATCTACATCGGCGATTATATCGATGCTGCATCCGATACAACTGCTCCAACATTATCAGATGTCCTTGTCACCGATTATGAAAACCAGGGAATTCGGGTTACTGCACTGGTTTCGGATGATTTAAGCGGTGTTGAACGGGTATTTTTTCCAGTCTGGACCGAAAATGGTGGTCAGGACGATCTAATCTGGCATGAAGGAACTGTTGAAGGGAACGTGGCCAGCTGTTTTATTCCATACAGTGATCACAACAACGAACTTGGCAACTATAATGTTCACGTTTATGCCTATGACAAAGCCGGCTTATTCAGTATGATTGGTACCTCAATCACAAGAGCCGACACCTTTACCAGCCTGGGTGAAATTAGTTTAAAAAGCTAG
- a CDS encoding diguanylate cyclase: MISEDAKTLMNYIKALINDEQLDTLPEKFVEDDEFQELDQAMREIRDFSLALGKGNLSHDIYGSGIVEKSIESFQKQFKYFASKAYDIIPQGLSISDKLSFDFSNIFDSMNQQIEHSIKKFTESYENFEMIFRNIPDATVIISMQDRKVIAVNQTFLEITGLIEEEVINQHVNILQLGMSDTEFNDAYDEFEQRKYYKNIETTYKNKLNEEFFWNISLKIITIGGAESMLTVIRDVTAIKELEKKLRESEERHRLLIDNAGDIISTVNLKGEFTYISPSVEKITGYTVDEVINHYQEINYFLPDALKVMKKTLEIINRMVKSGQHFDAVQFEQRQFHKDGTPIFTDTIMSGIYDEQNQFKEILGVTRDITEKVKLRDEIIKLSETDKLTQLYNRYKLDDALEREFKRSKRTQSPFAVILLDIDHFKQVNDIFGHQAGDVILKELADAFKKSIRATDIVGRWGGEEFIFILPDTNEAGAMLLAEKIRMRISATHFSHPEKITGSLGVSVYRGDSAAGTIISRADQALYAAKHHGRNQVRMI; encoded by the coding sequence ATGATAAGTGAAGATGCAAAAACACTGATGAATTATATTAAAGCCCTGATAAATGATGAGCAGTTGGACACGCTACCCGAAAAATTTGTTGAAGATGATGAATTTCAGGAATTGGACCAAGCGATGCGGGAAATTCGGGATTTTTCGTTGGCATTAGGGAAAGGGAATCTTTCACACGATATTTATGGAAGTGGTATTGTTGAAAAATCGATAGAAAGCTTTCAGAAGCAGTTTAAATACTTTGCATCGAAAGCCTATGATATTATTCCACAAGGTTTATCGATTAGTGATAAGCTGTCTTTTGACTTCTCCAATATTTTTGACAGTATGAATCAGCAAATTGAGCACTCAATCAAAAAATTCACAGAATCATATGAGAATTTCGAAATGATTTTTAGGAATATTCCTGATGCTACCGTCATTATTAGTATGCAAGATCGGAAAGTCATTGCAGTTAATCAGACTTTTTTAGAAATAACTGGATTAATCGAAGAAGAAGTAATTAATCAGCACGTCAATATCTTGCAATTAGGGATGAGTGATACAGAGTTTAATGATGCTTATGATGAATTTGAACAGAGAAAATACTACAAAAATATCGAGACTACTTATAAAAACAAGCTCAATGAAGAATTCTTCTGGAATATCTCATTAAAAATAATTACCATTGGCGGAGCAGAATCTATGCTCACAGTGATCAGGGATGTGACCGCCATCAAAGAACTGGAAAAGAAACTGAGAGAGAGTGAAGAAAGACATCGCCTTTTAATTGACAACGCCGGTGACATTATTTCCACGGTAAATCTGAAGGGCGAATTCACCTATATCAGCCCGTCAGTGGAAAAAATAACCGGTTATACGGTTGATGAAGTCATAAATCATTATCAGGAAATCAACTATTTTTTACCGGATGCATTAAAGGTAATGAAAAAAACATTGGAGATTATTAACCGCATGGTAAAAAGCGGACAGCATTTTGATGCGGTTCAATTTGAACAGCGACAATTTCATAAGGATGGCACCCCAATTTTTACAGATACGATTATGTCTGGCATTTATGACGAACAAAACCAGTTTAAGGAGATCCTTGGAGTGACCCGGGATATTACCGAAAAAGTAAAACTTCGGGACGAAATCATCAAGCTTTCAGAAACAGATAAACTGACTCAGCTTTATAACCGCTATAAATTGGATGATGCGCTTGAAAGAGAATTCAAACGATCCAAGCGAACGCAAAGTCCTTTTGCTGTGATTCTTCTGGATATCGACCATTTTAAACAGGTCAATGATATTTTTGGACATCAGGCTGGTGATGTCATCTTAAAAGAGCTGGCGGATGCTTTTAAAAAGAGCATCCGGGCCACCGATATTGTCGGCAGATGGGGCGGTGAAGAATTTATTTTTATCCTCCCTGATACAAATGAAGCCGGAGCAATGCTGTTGGCGGAAAAAATCAGAATGCGGATCAGTGCCACGCATTTTTCCCATCCGGAAAAGATCACAGGTAGTCTGGGGGTATCAGTCTATCGCGGCGATAGTGCCGCAGGGACGATTATCTCCCGAGCTGATCAGGCTCTTTATGCTGCCAAGCATCATGGCAGAAACCAGGTGCGGATGATTTGA